TCCAGTAAGCATTTGTTAAGTGCAAGGACTGACTAATATAAGTTGCTAGAAATAAAATAGCTGCATAATGTAAAGCATCAAGTAAAGCCGCTGGATCTGTATAAAGGCGCTCTTGTAAAGAAATTTTCTTTTGAGGAATAGCAGTTTCTCCTTCCACCAGATATAAAACAACTGCAACTACAAGAGAAGTTACAATTCCTAACAATACATAGCTCATCATTATAGGAATGTGTGCTAATGGAATTTTAGTACCACTCCCCATTGCGGTGACCATAACAATAAAAAAAGCCCCAGGTTTGGCAATTTTGTACAAGCGAAAAATAATCCGAGCAAAAAATGAAACCAAAGCAATTGCAATTGGAATCATCCAAGGAATGTGGGTACTAAGAACACCAATAAGGTTACCACAAAATAAAAAAGCCCCAACAGCACTTAAATGAATCAAGAGTTCCTTTAATGGAAGTGTTTGGTAATAAAGGAATGTAAAAATGCCAAGTGAGCCAAAACTTCCAATCAATAAATTGTTAGAAAAGTAACCAATAAATAATGGTACGGCCATGCAGATCCCAGCACCAATCAGGCGTAATGGTGCTTTTTTAGGTTTATTAAATACAATTAATTCTTTGAAAAAAGATGAATGATTCATCTAAATCCTCCTTTTTCTGATGTTTATTCGTTGCAAAAAAAACGTTGTTCCAAAACAAACGTGGGTTAACGACATTTGTTGAGAAGTAAAAAACAATGTGAAGTAATTAGGGTTTAAAAATTGATGATGATGACGTCATTTTTAGTTTTTCAATGACCACTACTAATCTAACATACTTTTTTATAGGAAGACAACTGCTTTACAAAATGTTATTCTAAGAAACAACTTCTAATGAATGTATAATTTAATGATGCAGGGATTAAGAAAAAATAAGATTATTCTTGATTTTTTAATCTAAAAATTGTAAACTATACCTCAGAACAATAAATAATTATTAAATTCTGATTTTTCAGAAAATACTTAGGGTCTTTTAGGGAGGAAAAAAGAATGAAGTTAAAGAAGTCATTTGCTTTTGGATTCATCACTTTATTTAGTTTATCACTAGCAGCGTGCGGTAATGGAGGCACAAAAACAGACGATTCAGGTAGCTCAAAAGCAGCCGATGGCAAACCAAGCGGCGAGCAAATTTTACGTATCAATGAATTGCAAGAAATGCCAAGTGCTGATTTATCAGTAGCGACAGACAAGATCAGTTTTACTGCATTAAATAATGTGTATGAAGGGATTTATCGTTTAAATTTAGATAATAAGCCAGAACCTGCTGGAGCTGCTGAAAAAGCAGAAGTCAGTGAAGATGGACTTACTTACAAAATTAAATTAAACGAAAAGTCTAAATGGTCAGACGGCAAACCTGTAAAAGCAGAAGACTATGTTTACGGATGGCAACGGACAGTTGATCCTGCGACAGCTTCAGAATATGCCTACCTTTATGAATCAGTAAAAAATGGCGGAGATATTGCAGCAGGTAAGAAAGACAAAGCTGAATTAGGTATTAAAGCAGTGGGAGATTATGAGTTAGAAATCAATTTAGAAAAAGCAACTCCTTATTTTGATTATCTATTAGCGTTCCCATCATTCTTCCCGCAAAGAAAAGATATCGTGGAAAAATATGGTAAAGATTATGCAGCAAACAGTGACAATGCAGTTTACAACGGACCATTTGTTTTAGCTGATTTCGATGGACCAGGAACTGATACAGAATGGACATATAAGAAAAATAAAGAGTATTGGGATGCTGACACTGTCAAATTGGATGCCATTAAAACAAATGTAGTAAAAGAAGCACCAACTTCATATAATTTATTCCAAGATGGTCAAGCTGATGATATTCAATTAACTGGTGAGTTAGCACAACAAGCGGCAAACGATCCACAATTAGTTATCCAAAAAGAAGCATCAACTCAATATATGGAATTAAACCAAATTGATAAAGATTCACCTTATAGAAACGCTAACCTAAGAAAAGCAATTGCTTATTCAATTGACCGTAAATCTTTAGTTGAAAAAATCCTAGGTGATGGCTCTGTAGAACCAAAAGGATTAGTACCAGCAGACATGTCAACAAGCCCAGATGGGAAAGAAGACTTCACTAAAGCGGCTGGAGACAAGATCGAATACAATAAAGAAAAAGCAAAAGAATATTGGGAAAAAGCGAAGAAAGAATTAGGTATTAAAACATTAGACATTGATATTTTATCTTCTGATGCTGATTCATCTAAGAAAACAGTAGAATTCGTTCAAAGTTCAATTCAAGACAACTTAGAAGGAACAAAAGTGACAGTAAGTCCAGTACCATTCTCAGTTCGTTTAGACCGTTCAAATAAAGGTGACTTTAAAGCTGTTATTGGTGGATGGGGAGCTGACTATGTAGATCCAAGTAGTTTCTTAGATCTATTCCAAACAGGTGTGCCTTATAACCGTGGTCATTACAGCAATCCTGAATACGATAAGCTATTAAAATTAGCTTCAACGACAAATGCTAACGATCCTGAAAAACGTTGGGAAAACTTAGTTGATGCAGAGAAAACAATCATGGGCGACATGGGTGTCATTCCTCTGTTCCAAAAAGCAGAAGCTCACTTACGTGCTGAAAAAGTAAAAGATGTTGGTTTCCATCCAGCAGGTGCGCAATATGATTACAAATGGACATACATTTCAGAATAATCTAAATAGTTTTCAATAAATGAAGCTGAAACAGAAGTGCTAAGCTCTGAGAAATAAAAAGAAATTCACGGAAATTGGGTTTCAATTTCCGTGAATTTCAGCTTATTTTAACTGAGCTGCTTCTGTTTTGCCATTTACCTAAAATAGAAGCAAGCTTAGTCAGATTCAGAGGAGTTTATATTTCTCTCTCTTGCTATCTTTGCTCATAAAAAGTAAAATAATAAAGAAACAATCAGCAGGATACCACCAGTTTCAAGCCAGTAAAGCTGATGTGCTTTGCCAATCTCTGAAAATGGAATAAATTCTTTCGGTTCATTTTTCTTTTTAAAACGAAAATGCATTTTCATAAAACGTTGGAAATTATCAAAAAATCCTGAGGACATAATCCAAAGGGCAACACCGATAATCAGAAAGAACAATGAAACAATGAAGAAGGTATCCGATACAAAAGGGATAGTCAGTGACTGTTTTATTAATAGGTAAGTAAAAATACCGATGCTTGAGACCGCTGAGGTAATCAAGGGCCATTTAAAGTTTTTCATGTGCTCATCCTTATCTAAAATTTTCTATCCTTACTTTATCGAAAAAAGCTGATGAAGTCAAAATAATCTCGGAGGTGTCATTCTTGAACAGTTTTGGAAAATATTTTCTTAAACGGGTCTTCTTTATGATCATCACATTGTGGCTGATCGCAACGATTACGTTTTTCTTAATGCAATTATTACCAGGTACTCCTTATACCAACCAAGAAAAACTTAGTCCAGAAACAATCGCTATGTTGAACAAGCAGTCTGGCTTAGATAAACCGGTAATCGTTCAATATGGAATTTACTTAAAAAATCTTGTGGTAGGTGATTTTGGGATTTCATTCCAATTCAAAAACCAGCCAGTAGCAAAACTTCTAGCAGGTCGTATCGGACCATCCGTCCAATTAGGTGGACAAGCAATTATTTTTGGTACATTAGTAGGGATTCTTCTAGGAATCATCGCAGCAATGCGCCAAAATACTTGGGTAGATACATTAGCGACGTTAATGGCTATTTTAGGACGTTCGATTCCTAACTTCGTCTTTGCTGTATTACTACAATATGTATTTGCGATGAAATTAAAAGTCTTACCGATTGCAATGTGGAACGGTTTTGCATATACAATCCTTCCGACGATTGCTCTTGCGATGAGCCCGATGGCCGATTCCGCTAGGTTTATTCGAACCGAAATGGTTGAAGTTTTACATAGTGACTATGTAGAGCTAGCGCGTGCAAAAGGATTAAGCCGCTGGCAGGTTGCTTTTAGACACGGACTTAGAAACAGTTTGATTCCTTTGATTACGTTGTTAGGCCCACTTGCGGTTGGTTTGATGACAGGATCATTAGTTGTTGAAAATATTTTCGCTATTCCAGGTATCGGTGAACAGTTTGTAAAATCAATTATGACAAACGACTATCCAACGATTATGGCGGTAACGATTCTTTATTCAGCTTTGTTAGTATTCGTTATTTTAATCGTTGACTTACTTTATGGATTGATTGATCCAAGAATTCGTGTTTCAGGAGGTGCCAAAGGTTAATGGAAACAGTTGACTTAAATAATGTCCCAGAAAAAATCAAAGAAATACCTGCAAAAGAATTCCAACCTTTGGATACATCGACAACAAAGGAAAGAGAACGTATTGCAACACCGTCATTAAGCTTTTTACAAGATTCTTGGCGTCGATTGAAAAAGAATAAAGCGGCTGTAATTTCCTTAGCGTTTTTAGGAATTATCATCTTTATTTCGATTATCACGATTTGGGTGTCACCACATGATCCGACACAGCAAAATGTTGCTTATATTAATTTACCGCCGCGTATTCCGTTTTTAGACAGTATTAATGGATTTAACGGTACAGCCAGTGTTGCTGGTAGAATGGTAGATAAATATGCACAAGCCAAAGTTCCAGACAATGTGAATTTCTATTTAGGAACAGACGGTTTAGGCCGCGATGTATTAAGTCGTCTATTCATGGGAACACGTATTTCATTATTGATTGCGTTTATCGCAGCTTTGCTTGATATCACAATCGGTGTAACGTATGGATTGATTTCAGGATTATTAGGTGGTCGTGTAGATACAGTGATGCAGCGTGTCTTAGAAGTTCTTTCTGGTATTCCTAACTTAGTTGTTATGATCTTGATGCTGACTGTTTTTGATCCAGGTATTTTATCAATCGTTTTAGCGATGGTTATTACCAACTGGATTTCAATGGCCAGAATCGTGCGGGCTCAGACCTTGAAACTAAAAGATCAAGAGTTTGTGTTAGCTGCTCAAACATTAGGTGAATCTCGTATGAAGATCGCCGTAAAACATATTTTGCCGAACATCTCAAGCGTAATCATCGTTCAAATGATGTTCAGTATTCCATCGGCAATTTTCTTCGAAGCGTTTCTAAGTTTCATCGGTTTAGGATTAAGACCGCCGACCGCTTCACTTGGAACATTATTAAATGAAGGATATAAAACGTTCCGTTTCCTTCCATATTTAATGTGGATTCCTGCCGTAACACTGTCAGTCGTAATGATTTGTTTCAACTTGTTAGCTGACGGACTACGTGATGCCTTCGATCCTAAGATGAAAGAGTAGAGTGAATGACTATGGAAAAAGTATTAGAAGTAAAAGACTTACAGATTTCTTTTGATACGTTTGCTGGGAAAGTAAATGCTATCCGTGGTGTTAGTTTTGATCTGTATAAGGGAGAAACTCTTGCAATCGTAGGAGAGTCTGGTAGTGGAAAATCAGTAACTACTAGAAGTATCATGCGATTATTGAGCAGCAATGCAAACATCGACAATGGAGAAATTCTGTTTAAAGGTGAAGATATTGTACACAAATCGGAAAAACAAATGCAAACCATTCGTGGTAAAGAAATTGCAATGATTTTCCAAGATCCAATGACATCTTTAGATCCAACAATGCCAATCGGCAAACAAGTGGCTGAATCATTGATCAAACACAATAAAGTGTCAAAAAAGAAGGCTTGGATCAAGCATTAGAGCTATTGAAATTAGTAGGAATTCCAAACGCTGAAAAACGTTTGAAAAACTATCCTCACCAATTTTCAGGTGGACAACGTCAACGTATCGTAATCGCGATCGCTTTGATTTGTTATCCAGAAGTTCTGATTGCTGATGAGCCAACAACAGCCTTGGATGTAACGATCCAAGCACAAATTTTAGAACTATTAAAAGACTTACAACAAAAAATCAGCACATCAATCATCTTTATCACTCATGATTTAGGTGTAGTAGCAAACGTTGCTGATCGTGTAGCTGTAATGTATGGTGGTCGTCTTGTGGAAGTTGGGACATCAGAAGAAATTTTCTATAATCCTCAACATCCATATACATGGGGCCTACTTGGTTCAATGCCGACGATGGAAGGAACAGAAGACAAACTCTATGCGATTCCTGGTTCACCTCCGGATTTATTGGACCCACCAAAAGGAGATGCTTTTTATCCGCGTAATGAATTTGCGATGAAAATCGATGCAGAAGAAGCACCACCATACTTTGAAGTATCACCGACTCATAAAGCTGCAACGTGGTTATTAGCGCCTCAAGCGCCAAAAATCACTCCTCCAGCTGAAATTGTAAGACGTTGGGCGATTTATGCTGAACGCCATAATACGACTGCAGGAGGCGTTAAATAATGAGTGAAAAAAGAAAAGTACTTTTAGATGTTAAAGGACTAAAACAATATTTTAACGTTGGTCGTCCTGATGAAGTTAAAGCAGTTGACGATATTAGTTTTCATATCTATGAAGGGGAAACATTCGGGTTGGTTGGAGAATCTGGTAGTGGAAAATCAACGACTGGTCGTAGTGTGATCCGTTTATATGATCCGACTGATGGAGAAATCATTTTTGATGGTGACGATATTAGCAAAATTCGTTCAAAATCAGCAATGCAGGCCTTTCGTCGTGAAGTGCAAATGATTTTCCAAGATCCTTATGCTTCGTTGAACCCTAGAATGAAAGTCAATGATATCATTGCTGAAGGGATCGACATCAACAATTTAGCCAAAGATGCTGCTGAACGTGAATCAAAGGTCAATGAATTACTAAAAGTTGTTGGACTTGATCCGAGCCACGGCACACGTTATCCACATGAATTTTCAGGTGGACAACGTCAACGTATCGGAATTGCGAGAGCTTTAGCTGTCGATCCCCGCTTTATCATTTGTGATGAGCCGATTTCAGCCTTAGACGTATCGATTCAAGCTCAAGTGGTCAACTTATTGCAAGACTTACAAAAAGATGCGGGACTAACATATTTGTTTATTGCCCATGATTTATCAATGGTAAAACATATCAGTGACCGTATCGGTGTTATGCACAGTGGTAGATTATTGGAGATGGGTTCAAGTGATGATGTGTATAACTTTGGTGTACATCCGTATACTGAAAGTTTATTATCAGCGATTCCTTTACCTGATCCAGACTATGAGCGTACGCGTAAACGAATCGTTTATAAACCTCAGCCAGAAGATAATAAAGAACGTAAACTAAGAGAAATCACACCAGAACATTATGTGTATTGTTCTGAAGATGAAGTTGAAGGTTACCGTGCAAAAATTGAAGAAAAAA
The DNA window shown above is from Enterococcus sp. 4G2_DIV0659 and carries:
- a CDS encoding FUSC family protein translates to MNHSSFFKELIVFNKPKKAPLRLIGAGICMAVPLFIGYFSNNLLIGSFGSLGIFTFLYYQTLPLKELLIHLSAVGAFLFCGNLIGVLSTHIPWMIPIAIALVSFFARIIFRLYKIAKPGAFFIVMVTAMGSGTKIPLAHIPIMMSYVLLGIVTSLVVAVVLYLVEGETAIPQKKISLQERLYTDPAALLDALHYAAILFLATYISQSLHLTNAYWMVVSCAAVLQGDNLRAIMQRNVQRIFGTMIGLLIAAFLLNISFTSLETILLICFFFIMVEFFIKRNYTIANCFTTPMSLLLANLARPQYLVSLLNYRLIGIVLGSLLGLLGAFVLTTCLTFYNRAYQLNENLDQETE
- a CDS encoding peptide ABC transporter substrate-binding protein, which codes for MKLKKSFAFGFITLFSLSLAACGNGGTKTDDSGSSKAADGKPSGEQILRINELQEMPSADLSVATDKISFTALNNVYEGIYRLNLDNKPEPAGAAEKAEVSEDGLTYKIKLNEKSKWSDGKPVKAEDYVYGWQRTVDPATASEYAYLYESVKNGGDIAAGKKDKAELGIKAVGDYELEINLEKATPYFDYLLAFPSFFPQRKDIVEKYGKDYAANSDNAVYNGPFVLADFDGPGTDTEWTYKKNKEYWDADTVKLDAIKTNVVKEAPTSYNLFQDGQADDIQLTGELAQQAANDPQLVIQKEASTQYMELNQIDKDSPYRNANLRKAIAYSIDRKSLVEKILGDGSVEPKGLVPADMSTSPDGKEDFTKAAGDKIEYNKEKAKEYWEKAKKELGIKTLDIDILSSDADSSKKTVEFVQSSIQDNLEGTKVTVSPVPFSVRLDRSNKGDFKAVIGGWGADYVDPSSFLDLFQTGVPYNRGHYSNPEYDKLLKLASTTNANDPEKRWENLVDAEKTIMGDMGVIPLFQKAEAHLRAEKVKDVGFHPAGAQYDYKWTYISE
- a CDS encoding DUF3899 domain-containing protein; the protein is MKNFKWPLITSAVSSIGIFTYLLIKQSLTIPFVSDTFFIVSLFFLIIGVALWIMSSGFFDNFQRFMKMHFRFKKKNEPKEFIPFSEIGKAHQLYWLETGGILLIVSLLFYFL
- the opp1B gene encoding oligopeptide ABC transporter permease Opp1B, with amino-acid sequence MNSFGKYFLKRVFFMIITLWLIATITFFLMQLLPGTPYTNQEKLSPETIAMLNKQSGLDKPVIVQYGIYLKNLVVGDFGISFQFKNQPVAKLLAGRIGPSVQLGGQAIIFGTLVGILLGIIAAMRQNTWVDTLATLMAILGRSIPNFVFAVLLQYVFAMKLKVLPIAMWNGFAYTILPTIALAMSPMADSARFIRTEMVEVLHSDYVELARAKGLSRWQVAFRHGLRNSLIPLITLLGPLAVGLMTGSLVVENIFAIPGIGEQFVKSIMTNDYPTIMAVTILYSALLVFVILIVDLLYGLIDPRIRVSGGAKG
- the opp3C gene encoding oligopeptide ABC transporter permease; this translates as METVDLNNVPEKIKEIPAKEFQPLDTSTTKERERIATPSLSFLQDSWRRLKKNKAAVISLAFLGIIIFISIITIWVSPHDPTQQNVAYINLPPRIPFLDSINGFNGTASVAGRMVDKYAQAKVPDNVNFYLGTDGLGRDVLSRLFMGTRISLLIAFIAALLDITIGVTYGLISGLLGGRVDTVMQRVLEVLSGIPNLVVMILMLTVFDPGILSIVLAMVITNWISMARIVRAQTLKLKDQEFVLAAQTLGESRMKIAVKHILPNISSVIIVQMMFSIPSAIFFEAFLSFIGLGLRPPTASLGTLLNEGYKTFRFLPYLMWIPAVTLSVVMICFNLLADGLRDAFDPKMKE
- a CDS encoding ABC transporter ATP-binding protein, whose protein sequence is MSEKRKVLLDVKGLKQYFNVGRPDEVKAVDDISFHIYEGETFGLVGESGSGKSTTGRSVIRLYDPTDGEIIFDGDDISKIRSKSAMQAFRREVQMIFQDPYASLNPRMKVNDIIAEGIDINNLAKDAAERESKVNELLKVVGLDPSHGTRYPHEFSGGQRQRIGIARALAVDPRFIICDEPISALDVSIQAQVVNLLQDLQKDAGLTYLFIAHDLSMVKHISDRIGVMHSGRLLEMGSSDDVYNFGVHPYTESLLSAIPLPDPDYERTRKRIVYKPQPEDNKERKLREITPEHYVYCSEDEVEGYRAKIEEKKAKGNQE